A genomic region of Alphaproteobacteria bacterium contains the following coding sequences:
- a CDS encoding HlyD family efflux transporter periplasmic adaptor subunit: MAKWRWRRISVWGVLVLAVAAGIGYAFRPQPVLVDIAMVGRGPLVVTIDEEGETRVKDVFVVSAPVMGRVLRIEAEVGDVVVAGDTVVAEIEPVAPSFLDMRSRAEAEALLRAAEAARQVAAADLRRARAELDFAGIERDRAEKLLRKEWIAESAYDAAERAYDTRQAEVETAEAALEMRAHELETARARLLSPADAGDVEEPCKCVPIRAPVSGRVLRVFHESAGVVQAAEPLLEIGDPENLEIVADLLSADAVKVRPGQHVFVEEWGGGEPLAGRVRRVEPFGFTKVSALGIEEQRVNVIIDLEDPVAQRSRLGHGYRVEVRIVLWHDEDVLKVPQSALFRHGDFWSVYVAEDGRARLREVTLGHANGLEAEIIDGLAEGASLVLHPSDRIASEVRIAERD; encoded by the coding sequence ATGGCGAAGTGGAGGTGGCGGCGAATCTCGGTCTGGGGCGTGCTGGTCCTGGCGGTCGCCGCGGGAATTGGCTATGCCTTCCGACCCCAGCCGGTGCTCGTCGATATCGCCATGGTGGGACGCGGCCCCCTCGTCGTCACCATCGACGAAGAGGGCGAGACGCGGGTCAAGGACGTGTTCGTTGTCTCGGCGCCGGTGATGGGTCGGGTGCTTCGCATCGAGGCCGAAGTCGGCGATGTCGTCGTCGCCGGCGACACCGTGGTCGCCGAGATCGAGCCGGTCGCCCCCAGCTTCCTCGACATGCGCAGCCGCGCCGAGGCCGAGGCGCTGCTGCGCGCGGCCGAAGCCGCCCGCCAGGTTGCCGCGGCCGACCTCAGACGGGCCCGGGCCGAACTCGACTTTGCCGGCATCGAGCGCGACCGCGCCGAGAAGTTGCTGCGCAAGGAGTGGATCGCGGAGAGCGCCTACGATGCCGCCGAGCGCGCCTATGACACCCGCCAGGCCGAGGTCGAAACCGCCGAAGCCGCGCTCGAGATGCGCGCGCACGAGCTCGAAACGGCGCGCGCCCGCCTGCTTTCGCCGGCCGACGCCGGGGACGTGGAAGAGCCCTGCAAGTGCGTGCCGATCCGGGCCCCGGTCAGCGGCCGCGTGTTGCGTGTGTTCCACGAAAGCGCCGGCGTCGTCCAAGCCGCAGAGCCGCTGCTCGAGATCGGTGATCCGGAAAATCTGGAAATCGTCGCCGACCTGCTCTCCGCCGACGCGGTGAAGGTCCGTCCGGGCCAGCACGTATTCGTTGAGGAATGGGGCGGCGGGGAGCCGCTGGCGGGCCGCGTCAGGCGAGTAGAGCCGTTCGGCTTCACCAAGGTTTCCGCACTCGGCATCGAGGAACAACGCGTCAACGTCATCATCGATCTCGAGGATCCGGTGGCCCAACGATCCCGCCTGGGCCACGGCTATCGCGTCGAAGTACGGATCGTCTTGTGGCACGACGAAGACGTTTTGAAAGTCCCGCAAAGTGCCTTATTCCGCCACGGCGACTTCTGGTCGGTGTATGTCGCCGAGGACGGCCGGGCACGGCTCCGTGAGGTGACGCTGGGCCACGCCAACGGGCTGGAAGCGGAGATCATCGACGGTCTCGCCGAGGGCGCGTCGCTGGTGCTGCATCCCAGCGACCGTATTGCCAGCGAGGTTCGTATCGCCGAGCGCGACTGA
- a CDS encoding TlpA family protein disulfide reductase, with protein sequence MANWLTALAFGVILTIPAVQSSAEALDPNNLTGSFEPFEAIDPPREMPKLSFVDADGRKLDLGDFAGRVVLLNLWATWCAPCVREMPDLDQMQALRGGEDFVVLALSFDRKGVPQVERFYEQRGIEHLGIYVDDNMRSFRAIAAPALPTSFILDRQGRAVGILAGPAEWSSDQALALVDHYLGLLGASAPQEAADAPAN encoded by the coding sequence ATGGCCAATTGGCTCACTGCCCTGGCATTTGGGGTGATTTTGACCATTCCCGCCGTTCAATCAAGCGCCGAAGCGCTCGATCCCAATAACCTCACGGGTTCGTTCGAGCCATTCGAGGCCATCGATCCGCCGCGCGAGATGCCCAAACTGTCGTTCGTCGACGCCGATGGGCGGAAGCTCGACCTCGGCGATTTCGCCGGCCGCGTGGTCCTGCTCAACCTGTGGGCGACCTGGTGCGCGCCCTGTGTTCGCGAGATGCCCGACCTCGACCAAATGCAAGCGCTGCGCGGCGGCGAAGACTTCGTCGTACTGGCGTTATCCTTCGACCGCAAGGGCGTGCCCCAGGTCGAGCGCTTCTACGAACAGCGCGGCATCGAGCACCTCGGCATCTATGTCGACGACAACATGCGTAGCTTTCGCGCCATCGCCGCGCCGGCGCTGCCGACCAGCTTCATTCTCGACCGCCAAGGCCGTGCCGTCGGTATCCTGGCCGGCCCCGCTGAGTGGAGCTCCGACCAGGCGCTGGCCCTGGTCGATCACTACCTGGGACTCCTCGGCGCCAGCGCACCCCAAGAAGCGGCCGACGCGCCGGCGAACTAA
- the argH gene encoding argininosuccinate lyase yields MTAKRKKNADPVASGPPAATAASALWGGRFAAGPSAAMTEINASIGFDWRLYAEDIAGSQAHAEMLVRQGIVSPEDGDAIARGLEAILHEIESGEFAFSTAHEDIHMNIEARLADLIGPTAGRLHTARSRNDQVATDFRLWVRQAAAALDTQLHDLQAALLDRADEHAATVMPGFTHLQPAQPVTFGHHLLAYVEMTGRDRGRFADCARRLNECPLGAAALAGTSFPIDRDMTADALGFERPMANSLDAVSARDFAVEFLAAAAIAATHLTRLAEEITLWSGPGFGFVTLSDAFSTGSSIMPQKRNPDAAELVRGKSGRVVGALIGLITVVKGLALAYAKDLQEDKEPVFDAADTLSMCIAATAGMIRDLEVDAAAMRAMADAGHATATDLADWLVRALDMPFRDAHHVTGRIVRLADEANCGLADLPLTDLQSVEPRITGEVFDVLTVESSVASRTSYGGTAAGNVRAAVAAARERFQ; encoded by the coding sequence ATGACCGCAAAGCGGAAAAAGAACGCCGATCCGGTTGCCTCCGGTCCGCCCGCGGCGACCGCCGCCAGCGCGCTGTGGGGCGGCCGTTTCGCCGCTGGACCGTCGGCCGCGATGACCGAAATCAACGCTTCGATCGGCTTCGACTGGCGCCTCTATGCCGAGGACATCGCCGGTTCGCAGGCTCATGCCGAAATGCTGGTCCGCCAAGGCATCGTCAGTCCTGAAGATGGGGACGCCATCGCCCGCGGTCTAGAGGCCATTCTTCACGAGATCGAGAGCGGTGAGTTCGCGTTTTCCACCGCCCACGAAGACATCCATATGAATATCGAGGCCCGGCTCGCCGACCTCATCGGCCCGACTGCCGGCCGGCTCCACACGGCGCGCTCGCGCAACGACCAGGTGGCGACCGATTTCCGTCTTTGGGTGCGCCAGGCGGCGGCGGCGCTCGACACCCAGTTGCACGACCTGCAGGCCGCATTGCTCGACCGCGCCGACGAACACGCGGCGACGGTGATGCCCGGTTTCACGCACCTGCAGCCGGCGCAACCGGTCACCTTCGGCCATCACTTGTTGGCCTATGTCGAAATGACCGGACGCGACCGCGGCCGTTTCGCCGATTGCGCTCGGCGCCTCAACGAATGCCCCCTCGGCGCCGCCGCCTTGGCCGGGACCAGCTTCCCCATCGACCGCGACATGACCGCCGACGCGCTCGGCTTCGAGCGGCCGATGGCGAACTCGCTCGATGCCGTTTCGGCGCGTGATTTCGCCGTCGAGTTCCTTGCCGCGGCGGCCATCGCGGCGACCCATCTGACGCGCCTCGCCGAGGAGATCACCCTATGGTCGGGGCCGGGCTTCGGCTTCGTCACCCTATCCGACGCCTTCTCCACCGGCAGCTCGATCATGCCGCAAAAGCGCAACCCCGACGCCGCCGAGCTGGTGCGTGGCAAGAGTGGCCGCGTGGTCGGCGCCCTGATCGGGCTGATCACCGTGGTCAAGGGGCTGGCCCTGGCCTATGCCAAGGACCTCCAGGAAGACAAGGAGCCGGTTTTCGACGCCGCCGATACCCTGTCGATGTGTATCGCGGCCACCGCCGGCATGATCCGCGACCTCGAAGTCGACGCCGCGGCGATGCGCGCGATGGCCGATGCCGGTCACGCTACCGCGACCGACCTCGCCGATTGGCTGGTCCGCGCGCTCGACATGCCGTTCCGCGATGCGCATCATGTCACCGGGCGGATCGTCCGGCTGGCCGACGAAGCGAATTGCGGTCTCGCCGACCTGCCCCTGACCGACCTGCAGTCGGTCGAGCCGCGCATAACCGGAGAGGTGTTCGACGTGTTGACGGTGGAAAGCTCGGTCGCCAGCCGCACCAGCTATGGCGGTACCGCCGCCGGCAATGTGCGCGCCGCGGTCGCCGCGGCGCGGGAGCGATTCCAGTGA
- the lysA gene encoding diaminopimelate decarboxylase, protein MTGFAYRGGAMMAEDVALARIAAEVGTPAYCYSQTAIEDRYREFTAALSGVAELICFAVKANSNLAVIRTLADLGAGADVVSEGELRRALAAGVPPRRIVFSGVGKSAAEMSFALKAGIRQINVESIPELEALNEVAQAAGRSAEIAIRVNPNVDARTHEKITTGLRENKFGIDFADVAAAAERAAALPAIELVGLAVHIGSQLTELAPYEAAFTTLAELVRELRDGGHDIHHLDLGGGLGVDYAGEAPPAFDDYAAIVRRTVGDLGCALAFEPGRVLVAEAGVLLARVLVVKQGGSRTFVIVDAAMNDLVRPSMYDAYHAIDTVDDPGGATRAEADVVGPVCESGDRLGLARLLPPLRAGDLIVVRNAGAYGAVMSSTYNSRPLVPEVMVRGDAYAVVRPRQSYDAMLAQDFLPKWQQEPAATMRKATG, encoded by the coding sequence ATGACCGGCTTCGCCTATCGCGGCGGCGCGATGATGGCCGAGGATGTCGCCCTGGCGCGGATCGCCGCCGAGGTCGGCACGCCGGCCTATTGCTATTCGCAGACCGCGATCGAGGACCGGTACCGGGAATTCACGGCGGCACTGTCCGGGGTTGCCGAGCTCATCTGTTTTGCGGTCAAGGCCAATTCGAACCTCGCCGTGATCCGCACGCTGGCCGATCTCGGCGCCGGCGCCGACGTGGTGTCCGAGGGTGAGTTGCGCCGTGCCCTCGCGGCCGGGGTGCCGCCGCGCCGCATCGTCTTCTCCGGCGTCGGCAAGTCGGCGGCCGAAATGTCGTTCGCGCTCAAGGCCGGGATCCGTCAGATCAATGTCGAGTCGATCCCCGAGCTCGAGGCGCTGAACGAAGTGGCCCAGGCCGCCGGCCGCAGCGCCGAGATCGCCATCCGGGTCAATCCCAATGTCGACGCCCGGACCCACGAGAAAATCACCACCGGCCTGCGCGAGAACAAGTTCGGCATCGACTTCGCCGATGTCGCCGCCGCGGCAGAGCGCGCGGCCGCCCTGCCGGCGATCGAGCTGGTCGGCCTGGCCGTTCATATCGGCTCGCAACTGACCGAGCTCGCGCCTTACGAAGCGGCCTTTACCACCCTCGCCGAGCTGGTACGCGAACTGCGCGACGGCGGCCACGATATCCACCATCTCGATCTCGGCGGCGGTCTCGGGGTCGACTATGCGGGCGAAGCGCCGCCCGCGTTCGACGACTACGCGGCAATCGTCCGCCGCACGGTCGGAGATCTCGGCTGCGCGCTCGCCTTCGAGCCGGGCCGCGTCCTGGTCGCCGAAGCAGGCGTGCTGCTGGCCCGGGTGTTGGTCGTAAAGCAAGGCGGGTCGCGGACCTTCGTCATCGTCGATGCGGCGATGAACGACCTCGTCCGACCCTCGATGTACGATGCCTACCACGCGATCGACACCGTCGACGATCCGGGCGGCGCCACTCGCGCCGAGGCCGATGTCGTCGGCCCGGTGTGCGAAAGCGGCGACCGGCTCGGTCTCGCCCGCCTCCTGCCGCCGCTCCGTGCCGGCGACCTGATTGTCGTTCGCAACGCCGGCGCCTATGGTGCGGTGATGTCGTCGACCTACAATTCGCGGCCCCTGGTCCCGGAAGTCATGGTCAGGGGCGACGCCTACGCGGTCGTCCGGCCGCGCCAAAGTTATGACGCAATGTTGGCCCAGGATTTTCTGCCCAAATGGCAGCAGGAACCGGCGGCAACGATGCGGAAGGCAACCGGATGA
- a CDS encoding TIGR02302 family protein, whose product MAAGTGGNDAEGNRMSANESGRGARPAGGVARKLGLARLALLWEQLWPALWPAAAVIGVFLVIALFDLLPLLPGAAHTAILAAFIAALAFALWQARRAWRWPDGGAAEHRIETASGLADRPLVALRDGLAAGGGDQFSEGLWRVHRARMRERIAALRVGAPRPGLARHDPWALRAALLLVLIVAVVAAGADGPDHLARAAQPDFSAARYNEVVSLELWVTPPVHTGKAPLFLDQGAATEAPLSIPVTSNVVARLHGKGQTPALEFGDGVVPFSPLDAESFQAEATITGDGRLAVRRGGIDLVGWDLKVIPDQPPIVVFALPPGASQRAHLSVAYFARDDYGVAAVRSTIRRVDGEGNIIEDEAPIELDLGLVDLGRAEVEATAYHDLTPHPWAGLEVSITLEAEDAIDQIGRSEPILANLPARVFQHPVARAIVDERRKLSVDGRAENRRNVAYALRDLSSRPKQFFDDKVVFLALVTASARLVLSDDDSAIPAIQQLLWDTALRIEDGEVSLAERDLRAAQQALMEALESGATDAELDQLIDALRSALDRYLQALAENMADDPQGMTQEMPFDPNSTVLEFEDLRDLLEQARELARSGARDAAKDLLAQFQDILENMQPMMQQQSQAGEGQLGEMLRDLSDLIRQQQDLLDDTHRNWQQGGRDQSGMEGRESQQGAASQEQLRRDLGDLMRRFGERYGQIPDELGKAEGSMRRAEDALKRALPGRAIRPQGEALDSMREGGRVMARGQQGMAQGATGEGNGFQRDPFGRPMPGFGRPDTENVDIPEIGEIQRARQILDELRRRAGERGRPQDELDYIDRLLRRF is encoded by the coding sequence ATGGCAGCAGGAACCGGCGGCAACGATGCGGAAGGCAACCGGATGAGCGCGAACGAATCCGGCCGCGGTGCACGGCCGGCGGGCGGCGTGGCGCGCAAGCTCGGGCTCGCCCGGTTGGCATTGCTGTGGGAGCAGCTGTGGCCGGCGCTGTGGCCGGCGGCGGCGGTGATCGGCGTGTTCCTTGTTATCGCCCTGTTCGACCTCTTGCCGCTGCTGCCCGGCGCGGCCCATACGGCCATCCTGGCCGCGTTCATCGCCGCCTTGGCGTTTGCATTGTGGCAGGCGCGCCGTGCCTGGCGGTGGCCCGATGGCGGCGCGGCGGAACACCGGATCGAGACCGCCAGCGGTCTCGCCGACCGGCCCCTGGTGGCGCTCCGCGACGGGCTCGCGGCGGGCGGCGGCGACCAATTTTCCGAAGGATTGTGGCGGGTCCACCGTGCCCGCATGCGGGAACGGATCGCCGCCCTCAGGGTCGGCGCACCGCGTCCCGGCCTGGCCCGTCACGACCCGTGGGCGCTGCGCGCGGCCTTGCTCTTGGTCTTGATCGTCGCCGTCGTCGCTGCCGGCGCTGACGGTCCCGATCACCTCGCCCGGGCCGCTCAGCCCGATTTCAGCGCGGCGCGTTACAACGAGGTCGTCAGCCTCGAATTGTGGGTGACCCCGCCCGTCCATACCGGCAAGGCGCCGCTGTTCCTCGATCAAGGCGCCGCCACCGAGGCCCCGTTGTCGATCCCGGTCACCAGCAATGTGGTTGCGCGCCTCCATGGCAAGGGTCAGACACCGGCGCTCGAATTCGGCGATGGGGTTGTCCCGTTCAGCCCCTTGGACGCCGAATCCTTCCAGGCCGAAGCGACCATCACCGGCGACGGCCGGCTCGCCGTCCGCCGCGGCGGGATCGATTTGGTCGGATGGGACCTCAAGGTGATCCCCGACCAGCCCCCGATCGTCGTCTTCGCCCTGCCCCCGGGGGCGAGCCAGCGCGCCCATCTCAGCGTCGCCTATTTCGCCCGCGACGATTACGGCGTGGCGGCGGTGCGCAGCACCATCCGCCGGGTCGACGGCGAGGGAAATATCATCGAGGACGAGGCGCCGATCGAGCTCGACCTCGGGCTTGTCGACCTTGGCCGGGCCGAGGTCGAGGCCACCGCCTATCACGATCTCACGCCCCACCCCTGGGCCGGTCTCGAGGTCAGCATCACGCTCGAGGCCGAGGATGCGATCGACCAGATCGGGCGGAGCGAACCCATCCTGGCGAACCTGCCGGCGCGCGTGTTTCAACATCCGGTCGCCCGCGCCATCGTCGACGAGCGGCGCAAGCTGTCGGTCGATGGGCGCGCGGAAAACCGCCGCAACGTGGCCTATGCGCTGCGCGACCTGTCGTCGCGGCCGAAACAATTCTTCGATGACAAGGTCGTATTCCTGGCGCTGGTGACCGCCAGCGCGCGGCTGGTGCTGTCGGATGACGATTCCGCGATCCCGGCGATCCAGCAATTGCTGTGGGACACCGCGTTGCGCATCGAGGACGGCGAGGTGTCGCTGGCCGAACGCGATTTGCGGGCCGCGCAGCAGGCGCTGATGGAAGCGCTCGAAAGCGGCGCCACCGATGCCGAGCTCGACCAGTTGATCGACGCCCTGCGCAGCGCCCTCGACCGTTACCTCCAGGCGCTGGCCGAGAACATGGCGGACGACCCTCAAGGGATGACCCAGGAGATGCCGTTCGATCCCAACTCGACGGTGCTCGAATTCGAAGATTTGCGCGATCTCCTCGAGCAGGCCCGCGAATTGGCCCGCAGCGGCGCGCGCGACGCGGCCAAGGACCTGCTGGCGCAATTCCAGGATATCCTCGAGAACATGCAGCCGATGATGCAGCAGCAAAGCCAGGCCGGCGAAGGCCAGCTCGGCGAAATGCTGCGCGACCTCAGCGACCTGATCCGGCAACAGCAGGACCTGCTCGACGACACCCATCGCAATTGGCAACAGGGCGGTCGCGATCAGTCCGGCATGGAAGGCCGCGAGTCGCAACAGGGAGCGGCATCGCAGGAGCAGCTGCGCCGTGACCTCGGCGACCTGATGCGCCGCTTCGGCGAACGCTATGGCCAGATCCCCGACGAATTGGGCAAGGCCGAGGGCTCCATGCGCCGGGCCGAGGATGCCTTGAAGCGCGCCCTGCCCGGCCGTGCCATCCGGCCCCAGGGCGAGGCCCTCGATTCGATGCGCGAAGGCGGCCGCGTCATGGCGCGCGGCCAGCAGGGCATGGCCCAAGGAGCGACCGGCGAAGGCAACGGTTTCCAGCGCGATCCCTTCGGCCGGCCGATGCCGGGCTTCGGACGCCCCGACACCGAGAACGTCGACATTCCCGAAATCGGCGAGATCCAGCGCGCGCGCCAGATCCTCGACGAGCTGCGTCGCCGCGCCGGCGAGCGCGGCCGGCCGCAGGACGAACTCGACTACATCGACCGCCTGCTGCGCCGGTTTTGA
- a CDS encoding CoA transferase, with protein MPGPLAGVKIIDLTAMVSGPMATMILADQGADVIKIENPRGGDFTRAMSNGRGGFSATFLNNNRNKRSLALNLKDPRGRDLLMRLTKGADVVIQNFRPGVAERMGLGEDAIRAVAPDIVYVSISGFGESGPYANKPVYDPLVQALSGLSTIQGGSDALRPRLVRTILPDKLTAVTAAQAITSALLARARSGEGQHVRLSMLDSVVAFLWGSDMDGQTFIGDGAPDQEAQSFIDLIYETADGHISVAVQSDKEWAGLARAVDRPDWVADPRFATAALRQQNIDLRLELTQVALGPMTSAEALIRLEAEDVPCAPVLRRRDVVTHPQIVANETLVESVHPTAGHLRQARPAARFSATPAGHRHGAPRLGEHSREVLAEIGLGDDDVRDLAAAAIIGLDSGGEA; from the coding sequence ATGCCGGGTCCGCTTGCAGGCGTCAAAATCATCGACCTCACCGCAATGGTGTCGGGGCCGATGGCGACGATGATCCTGGCCGACCAGGGCGCCGATGTGATCAAGATCGAGAACCCGCGTGGCGGCGACTTCACCCGCGCGATGTCCAACGGGCGCGGCGGTTTTTCCGCCACCTTCCTCAACAACAACCGCAACAAGCGCTCGCTCGCGCTCAACCTCAAAGACCCGCGCGGCCGCGACCTGTTGATGCGCCTCACCAAGGGCGCCGACGTGGTGATCCAGAACTTCCGCCCCGGCGTCGCCGAGCGCATGGGCCTCGGCGAGGATGCGATCCGCGCGGTCGCGCCGGATATCGTCTACGTTTCGATCAGCGGCTTCGGCGAAAGCGGTCCCTACGCCAACAAGCCCGTCTACGACCCGCTGGTCCAGGCGCTGTCGGGGCTGAGCACGATCCAGGGCGGGTCGGATGCGTTGCGGCCGCGTCTGGTGCGGACCATTCTGCCCGACAAGCTGACCGCCGTCACCGCCGCCCAGGCGATTACCTCGGCGCTGCTGGCGCGGGCTCGGAGCGGCGAAGGACAGCACGTGCGATTGTCGATGCTCGATTCGGTGGTCGCCTTCCTGTGGGGTTCGGACATGGACGGCCAGACCTTCATCGGCGACGGCGCGCCCGACCAGGAGGCACAAAGCTTCATCGACCTCATCTACGAGACCGCCGACGGCCATATCAGCGTCGCCGTGCAGTCGGACAAGGAATGGGCGGGCCTGGCGCGCGCCGTCGACCGGCCGGACTGGGTCGCGGATCCGCGCTTCGCGACCGCGGCCCTGCGCCAGCAGAACATCGACCTCCGTCTGGAACTGACCCAGGTGGCGCTCGGCCCGATGACCTCGGCGGAAGCGCTGATCCGGCTGGAGGCGGAGGACGTCCCCTGCGCGCCGGTCTTGCGGCGGCGGGACGTGGTTACGCATCCCCAGATCGTGGCCAACGAAACCCTCGTCGAAAGCGTTCATCCGACGGCGGGACACCTGCGCCAGGCACGCCCGGCGGCGCGCTTCTCGGCGACCCCGGCCGGACATCGCCACGGGGCGCCCCGGCTCGGCGAGCACAGCCGCGAAGTGCTGGCCGAGATCGGCCTCGGCGACGACGATGTGCGGGACCTCGCGGCGGCCGCGATCATCGGCCTCGACAGCGGCGGCGAGGCCTGA
- a CDS encoding thiol:disulfide oxidoreductase → MIDFHYWPTPNGWKVAIMLEECGLPYRMIPVDIGRGDQFDPAFLAVSPNNRMPAIVDHDVDGEPITVFESGAILLYLAEKLGKFLPGDARGRKEALEWLFWQVGNQGPLAGQLSHFVNYAPPDQHYARQRYANEYHRCLGVLERRLADRPYILGDAYTIADIICWPWVLIAKPLGQPLDEFPNVATWRQRVKERPAVQRGVDLGKEHRPTGPPSAEAREVLFGQTAKTADERGG, encoded by the coding sequence ATGATCGATTTCCACTACTGGCCCACGCCCAACGGCTGGAAAGTGGCGATCATGCTCGAGGAGTGCGGCCTGCCTTACCGCATGATTCCGGTCGACATCGGCCGCGGCGACCAATTCGATCCGGCGTTCCTCGCCGTCAGCCCCAACAACCGGATGCCGGCGATCGTCGATCACGATGTCGACGGCGAGCCGATTACGGTGTTCGAATCCGGGGCGATCCTGCTCTACCTCGCCGAGAAGTTGGGGAAATTCCTGCCCGGCGACGCGCGCGGTCGCAAGGAGGCGCTGGAATGGCTGTTCTGGCAGGTCGGCAACCAGGGACCGCTGGCCGGCCAGCTCAGTCACTTCGTCAATTACGCACCACCCGACCAACATTATGCGCGACAACGCTATGCCAACGAATACCACCGCTGCCTCGGCGTTCTCGAGCGCCGCCTGGCCGACCGTCCCTATATCCTCGGCGACGCCTACACGATCGCCGACATCATCTGCTGGCCATGGGTGCTGATCGCCAAGCCGCTGGGCCAGCCGCTCGACGAATTTCCCAACGTCGCGACGTGGCGACAGCGGGTCAAGGAGCGCCCGGCGGTGCAGCGCGGTGTCGATCTCGGCAAGGAACACCGCCCCACCGGCCCGCCGTCGGCCGAAGCGCGCGAGGTGTTGTTCGGACAAACCGCCAAGACCGCGGACGAACGGGGCGGCTAG
- the ftsE gene encoding cell division ATP-binding protein FtsE, which yields MVRFDGVGVRYGAGEEILGDITFALPPASFHFLTGRSGAGKSTLLRLMYMAHAPTRGTVRLFGRQPSEVDRRELPGLRRRIGIVFQDFRLLDHLTAAENVALPLRVAGAKRRKIREHVTELLRWVGLDGKLDALPPTLSGGEQQRIAIARAVINRPRLLLADEPTGNVDDETADRLLYLFRELNRHGTTVVVATHSEPLVARFDFPRLHLDGGRIHHDLATIEEGV from the coding sequence ATCGTCCGTTTCGACGGCGTCGGCGTGCGCTACGGCGCCGGCGAAGAGATCCTCGGCGACATCACCTTCGCGCTGCCGCCGGCCTCGTTCCACTTCCTGACCGGGCGCTCCGGGGCCGGCAAATCGACCCTGCTCCGGCTCATGTACATGGCGCACGCACCGACGCGCGGCACGGTCCGCCTGTTCGGACGGCAGCCGTCGGAGGTGGACCGGCGGGAACTGCCCGGCCTGCGGCGCCGGATCGGCATCGTGTTTCAGGATTTCCGCCTGCTCGACCATCTGACGGCGGCGGAAAACGTGGCCCTGCCGTTGCGCGTCGCCGGTGCCAAGCGGCGGAAAATTCGCGAGCACGTGACCGAATTGCTGCGTTGGGTTGGGCTCGACGGCAAGCTCGATGCCCTGCCGCCGACGCTTTCCGGCGGTGAACAGCAGCGCATCGCCATCGCTCGCGCGGTGATCAACCGGCCGCGGTTGTTGCTCGCCGACGAGCCGACCGGCAATGTCGACGACGAGACCGCCGATCGCCTGCTCTATTTGTTCCGCGAGCTCAACCGGCACGGCACGACCGTCGTCGTCGCGACCCATAGCGAGCCTTTGGTGGCACGATTCGATTTTCCGCGATTGCACCTCGACGGCGGGCGGATTCATCACGACCTTGCCACCATTGAAGAGGGCGTCTGA
- a CDS encoding cell division protein, which produces MTPAGTVLDLRGDSTRRYLPLIVAFMVFLATLAVAAAIMTTAAVDRWGENLVGTLTVQIPPAANGAAATQDAVDTIAALLRTTPGIAEARAFDAAESRALLDPWLGTAVGDTTLPLPRLIDVRLRGGTVLDIEALRIRIHEHAPGALVDDHSQWLGELTSLTRSVQIAAAAVVGVIVLAAVLTVVFATRSGIEVHHPTIEVLHYIGAPDSYVARLFQRQSLLLGLLGGILGFAAAALVLVIAGRVFPRVEITTLPAFTLSTTDWIVLAVVPVAAALISTIAARLTVLRALRRMM; this is translated from the coding sequence ATGACGCCGGCGGGCACGGTTCTCGACCTGCGCGGCGATTCGACGCGCCGTTACCTTCCCCTGATCGTTGCCTTCATGGTCTTCCTCGCCACGCTGGCGGTGGCGGCGGCGATCATGACGACCGCGGCGGTCGACCGCTGGGGCGAAAATCTCGTCGGCACGCTGACGGTGCAAATCCCACCGGCGGCGAACGGGGCCGCCGCAACCCAGGACGCCGTGGACACCATCGCGGCGCTGTTGCGGACCACCCCCGGTATCGCCGAAGCGCGCGCCTTCGACGCGGCGGAAAGCCGCGCCCTGCTCGATCCGTGGCTCGGCACCGCGGTCGGCGATACGACCCTGCCGCTGCCGCGGCTTATCGATGTCCGGCTGCGCGGCGGCACCGTTCTCGATATCGAGGCCCTGCGCATCCGCATCCACGAACACGCGCCCGGTGCGCTGGTCGACGATCACAGTCAATGGCTCGGCGAGCTTACGTCGCTGACGCGCTCGGTTCAGATCGCGGCCGCCGCGGTCGTCGGCGTGATCGTGCTCGCCGCCGTGTTGACCGTGGTCTTCGCGACCCGCAGCGGCATCGAAGTCCACCACCCGACGATCGAGGTCCTCCACTATATCGGTGCGCCGGATTCCTATGTCGCGCGGCTGTTTCAGCGCCAGTCGCTGTTGCTCGGGCTGCTCGGCGGAATCCTCGGCTTTGCCGCGGCGGCGCTGGTGTTGGTGATCGCCGGCCGGGTCTTTCCCCGGGTCGAGATAACGACCTTGCCGGCCTTCACCCTTTCGACGACGGATTGGATCGTGCTCGCCGTCGTCCCCGTCGCTGCGGCATTGATCTCGACAATCGCCGCGCGCCTCACCGTCCTGCGCGCTTTGCGGCGGATGATGTAG